In Leishmania mexicana MHOM/GT/2001/U1103 complete genome, chromosome 13, the following proteins share a genomic window:
- a CDS encoding putative acyl-CoA synthetase has translation MLQRLSRRSVVGYHGAPQVAALRCSLRFGTNIGGSYYQESDTAGTHQMNNDIRLGLVIKPQSTLVELWDQALKAWPTRRFLGSKMWVRGKLGYVWATYESINTEVEAMRTLLHSMGVEKGSRVVVISENRYEWVVVHFATIQLGAHFVALPTNVTPSEAQLVLKSTQSKVLFVETKASYAVIKGWIGRVGQLEHAICFEDQVGEGSYAVAISIAADVPEKTLARTDIRAEDTAMIVFTAGTTGPPKGVMLSHKSIVANVSSVYASLGEALTHSDMFMSLCSWCVAGALTTDLYQALCKGACVCIPPEILEGFQDLPLVNPSVIVSVAQPFQRAYANIVDDILNRGSFTKDLTRFVVGRITENRLMFKKPGRTLRAFSHALLGKFKAQFGSELRVAIIIGHQLTKDQSELMADLDVFVVNTYGFMEAGGVVATDVDVPQRLRALPGLEVRIVNEKNEIVAPGDLGEILVEAPNAMQGYFDVHIDPEEAKNSLVEYGSRTFVRSGDYGTLTGGWMTVKGNKDVLITLANSKTVNPLEVEAALTKSPFIKQVFIYGNRRPYVVALVVANTKAIAAHLRKVERRDGVPLVIEREKADCIRAELRRVSQDLPPRAHVRRFAFVDEFTLANGFLTVKMGYARQKIEDHYVHYFEALYDETPKFYGFAVDDYDDLF, from the coding sequence atgctgcagcgtctctcTCGTCGGTCGGTAGTTGGCTACCACGGCGCGCCGCAGGTGGCAGCGCTGAGGTGCTCGCTGCGGTTCGGCACGAATATCGGTGGATCATACTACCAGGAGTCGGACACAGCCGGCACTCACCAGATGAACAATGACATTCGGCTGGGTCTTGTCATCAAGCCGCAGAGCACGCTCGTGGAGCTGTGGGACCAGGCACTGAAGGCGTGGCCGACCCGCCGCTTTCTGGGGAGCAAGATGTGGGTGCGTGGCAAGCTTGGCTACGTCTGGGCCACGTATGAGTCTATCAACACtgaggtggaggcgatgaGGACACTGCTACACAGTATGGGCGTCGAGAAGGGGTCTCGTGTTGTTGTTATCAGTGAGAACCGCTATGAGTGGGTTGTGGTGCACTTCGCCACGATACAGCTAGGTGCGCACTTCGTGGCGCTCCCGACCAACGTCACCCCGTCAGAGGCGCAGCTCGTGCTGAAGAGCACACAGTCCAAGGTGCTCTTTGTGGAGACAAAGGCGTCGTACGCAGTCATCAAGGGGTGGATTGGCCGCGTGGGGCAGCTCGAGCACGCCATTTGTTTCGAGGATCAGGTTGGGGAGGGCAGCTATGCAGTTGCGATCAGCATTGCGGCAGATGTGCCTGAGAAGACTCTTGCGCGAACGGACATCCGGGCCGAGGACACCGCGATGATTGTCTTTACAGCTGGTACGACGGGGCCGCCAAAGGGTGTTATGTTGTCTCACAAGAGCATCGTTGCGAACGTCAGCTCTGTGTACGCTAGCCTTGGCGAGGCGCTGACGCACAGCGACATGTTCATGTCGCTGTGCTCGTGGTGCGTTGCGGGCGCCCTCACGACGGACTTGTACCAGGCACTGTGCaagggtgcgtgtgtgtgcatcccCCCTGAAATACTGGAGGGATTCCAAGACTTGCCCCTCGTTAACCCGAGCGTCATTGTCTCTGTAGCGCAGCCTTTTCAGCGCGCGTATGCGAACATCGTCGACGACATATTGAACCGTGGCAGCTTCACCAAGGACCTGACCCGCTTCGTCGTCGGCCGCATCACCGAAAACCGTCTCATGTTCAAAAAACCGGGTCGAACTCTCCGGGCCTTCTCCCACGCGTTGCTCGGCAAGTTCAAGGCGCAGTTTGGCTCGGAGTTGCGCGTCGCTATCATCATAGGCCACCAGCTCACCAAGGATCAGTCAGAGCTCATGGCAGATCTGGATGTGTTCGTGGTGAACACGTACGGCTTCATGGAGGCGGGTGGGGTCGTCGCCACCGACGTGGATGTGCCGCAGCGTCTCAGGGCCCTGCCCGGTCTCGAGGTGCGCATCGTGAACGAGAAAAACGAGATTGTGGCGCCAGGGGACTTGGGCGAGATCCTCGTAGAGGCCCCGAACGCCATGCAGGGCTACTTCGACGTGCATATCGACCcagaggaggcgaagaaTTCGCTGGTGGAGTACGGAAGCCGTACCTTTGTGCGGTCCGGCGACTACGGCACCCTCACTGGGGGGTGGATGACGGTGAAGGGCAACAAAGACGTCCTTATCACATTGGCGAACTCCAAGACAGTGAACCCGCTCGAAGTGGAGGCGGCCCTCACAAAGAGCCCGTTCATCAAGCAGGTCTTCATCTACGGCAATCGTCGTCCTTACGTCGTGGCGCTCGTGGTGGCCAACACGAAGGCCATCGCGGCTCACTTGCGCAAGGTGGAGCGCCGCGATGGTGTGCCGCTCGTCAtcgagagggagaaggcggactGCATCCGCGCCGAGCTGCGGCGCGTTTCGCAGGATctgccgcctcgcgcgcacgtgcgccgcttTGCATTTGTGGATGAGTTCACCCTCGCTAACGGCTTCCTGACGGTGAAGATGGGCTACGCACGGCAGAAGATCGAGGATCACTACGTGCACTACTTTGAGGCCTTGTACGATGAGACGCCGAAGTTTTACGGGTTTGCCGTTGACGACTACGATGATTTGTTTTAG
- a CDS encoding putative flagellar radial spoke protein — translation MASTALSAAELEVEFANAKAYLMQADKDGVSAYDQLTRLMELLLEENPENVAGDPSKLHEILSFIQTHSFTCGESTSACYEATQVPAEELRRFEDNKKLFDLPAPEVRTVIEQPDPYTTITTTTVVPLKAPSFESVAAQNKYWTAVGCGLADEEAFLLDRSITNLAMEKNLQDIKFFGKIFGTHNDYFVLRTRRYLEAGETLYVETNTMGKPPRKKGMVPVQAEPGYVGVNRYTFWVTASPSDKWEKLPDVTPQQINAARETKRFFTGDLSASVVATFPWGEAAYLRAQVARITSSTTIAPQGALEEPEPEQETEEDEDEDAEDGAPRKPKEAKYKPLVVPSPDYGEEEVDVAQLTTDRWVHAEGYIYKNGRQTKVPEKPEPEEGEGEGEEEAEPEPGEPEADAQGEEEEEEPEEEEEVELFTPIQNDYLYGVVDIPQPPPAINDEDEEEEEEPEEEGEEEPREPDNTPLKPLRDDDVPDDDPTKMKIACWTMRVESNVSKAHRIAVVQSLRWPGATTYAAEGGRRWSCVYFGNGMKKTDAAFTPSPAPPVQSECADITEVEDPTAAVEKLVRRGEEIPEADSEAEPEELEEEEDS, via the coding sequence ATGGCCTCAACAGCGCTTTctgcggcggagctggaggtggagTTTGCCAACGCCAAGGCGTACCTCATGCAGGCGGACAAGGATGGCGTGAGCGCCTATGACCAGCTCACACGCCTCATGGAGCTTCTTCTTGAGGAGAACCCTGAGAACGTTGCTGGTGATCCGTCAAAGCTGCACGAGATCTTGAGCTTCATCCAGACGCACAGCTTCACGTGCGGCGAGAGTACCTCTGCGTGCTATGAGGCCACCCAGGTGCCTGCCGAGGAGCTCCGGCGCTTCGAGGACAACAAGAAGCTCTTTGATCTCCCAGCCCCGGAGGTGCGCACCGTCATCGAGCAGCCCGATCCATACACGACCattaccaccaccaccgtggTGCCGCTGAAGGCGCCGTCCTTCGAGTCTGTTGCGGCTCAGAACAAGTACTGGACGGCCGTCGGCTGCGGCCTCGCCGACGAGGAAGCATTCCTGCTTGACCGCTCCATCACCAACCTCGCCATGGAGAAGAACCTGCAGGACATCAAGTTCTTTGGTAAGATTTTTGGCACACATAACGACTACTTTGTTCTCCGCACGCGGCGTTACCTCGAGGCGGGGGAAACCCTGTACGTGGAAACTAACACGATGGGAAAGCCGCCGCGAAAGAAGGGCATGGTGCCCGTGCAGGCTGAGCCAGGTTACGTCGGGGTGAATCGCTACACGTTCTGGGTAACCGCATCGCCCTCTGACAAGTGGGAGAAGCTGCCGGATGTAACGCCGCAGCAGATCAACGCGGCCCGCGAAACGAAGCGTTTCTTTACGGGAGACTTGTCAGCGTCTGTCGTGGCAACGTTTCCATGGGGGGAGGCCGCGTACCTGCGAGCACAAGTGGCGCGcatcaccagcagcaccaccattGCTCCCCAAggcgcgctggaggagccAGAGCCGGAACAGGaaacggaggaggacgaggacgaggacgctgAGGATGGCGCGCCGCGGAAGCCGAAGGAGGCCAAGTACAAACCGCTGGTAGTCCCCTCGCCGGATtacggcgaggaggaggtggatgTGGCACAACTGACAACAGACCGCTGGGTACACGCGGAGGGGTACATTTACAAGAATGGTCGGCAAACAAAGGTGCCGGAGAAGCCTGAgccggaggagggagagggggagggggaggaggaggccgaaCCCGAGCCGGGCGAACCCGAGGCTGATGCTCagggcgaagaggaggaggaggagccggaggaggaggaagaggtggagcTCTTTACTCCTATCCAGAACGACTACCTCTACGGGGTCGTCGACAtcccgcagccgccgccagccataaacgacgaggacgaagaggaggaggaggagcccgaggaggaaggggaggaagagccCAGGGAGCCGGACAACACGCCACTGAAGCCTTTGCGCGACGATGATGTCCCAGATGACGACCCGACAAAGATGAAGATTGCATGCTGGACGATGCGCGTGGAGAGCAATGTTAGCAAGGCTCACCGGATTGCGGTGGTGCAATCCCTTCGCTGGCCCGGCGCCACTACATACGCGGCTGAGGGCGGCAGACGCTGGTCTTGCGTGTACTTTGGTAACGGTATGAAGAAGACGGATGCGGCCTTCACACCATCACCCGCTCCCCCCGTGCAATCAGAGTGCGCCGACATCACAGAGGTGGAGGATCCAACCGCCGCTGTGGAGAAGCTCGTTCGACGCGGCGAGGAAATCCCAGAAGCCgacagcgaggcggagcCGGAAGAgctggaggaagaggaggacagCTAA
- a CDS encoding mitogen-activated protein kinase kinase 2: MLVTMEDYQIIESIGEGSFGKVYKARIKGTGQIVAMKFIVKKGKNEKELKNLRSEIEILTKLNHPHIIMLFDSFETDSDFVVVMEYAQGELYDILEDEKQLPAKEVQKIAKQLIQALNYLHSNRIIHRDMKPQNILIGQNGAVKLADFGFARSMSYNTIVLTSIKGTPLYMAPELVQERAYDNRVDLWSLGCILYELYYGKPPFYTNNLFALIKKIVCEPVKYDSKANDPISPEFKSFLSGLLTKSASSRLNWPELLNHPFVQLTKSDASWQDAIMQHDSRMKARMDRLGCLRLHGNAGRAVPKRKSTQSDGIFNLKTVQKLTSGCEFDVCATLTQLVRIASASNGDVTRSTALLEVFDSGVLEAALTLLNEKQSVKVVGLVLQFLQELVFPEHGDVLAFPSQRPKRDGVAVLEEKHSRQQEDLFIRQQVALKLMKKPHTALDFIISEISSDGNSLAETCVKIMFQCFRWENSFGPMVTQLRTFPEMWTAILKSVNHDSVSRGETSHAYAALVFHTVSIVIPHVKLASPQRINREEVLELVTQGLSAVCYYEAGVVDVHRNKTPPLVYAAAAALLIAFAHRELKDIVSFKVNDALLDGIYSIVDAVTNAASRPVTPRALGSSYGYPDYGLLDGVAHMLSLIFSDSDSLVYAKLPGRSEHCFLEGDTKGLALLVMTLLRDSDPRMELSPNGVQTLLRAAQQIFQQQKEQALSMSLLMEPIAPCSGESGSLCWLSVICRTMKTDYFRQLFYWPACRGGGATGVSAHVTIVSQILSDSLRPVSSSSNPPPAEDKVLGDVSRVLYKEKVIELLVHAMDYSEGVFLGSPFAIIVKLCANSTDSIKAFVDCGGLDAIRIRRILDPDKAGTGLMSDGLVVLSQMARMSAEFYEPIHRSNLYDCVAALLQHSEKDLRGKTCTLIGNLCKHSDFFFEALEKNHIVERLVKCCSDSDAQTQKLAAFAIGNAAFHSDYLYNLLSPAIPSLVGLLASGDAKTRQNAAGALSNFVRNGDQLVSSLAESSVVESLLKLLRDDDTPSSKKVAVLTINSFCAYDVFRRKFVALELREDIRKLQQDPNARADPSIQKYVGNLVDRLG; this comes from the coding sequence ATGCTTGTGACCATGGAGGACTACCAAATAATTGAGTCCATCGGAGAGGGCTCCTTTGGCAAAGTGTACAAAGCCCGTATCAAAGGCACAGGTCAAATAGTAGCAATGAAATTCATTGTCAAGAAAGGCAAAAATGAGAAGGAGCTGAAAAATCTTAGAAGCGAGATTGAGATTTTGACGAAGCTGAATCATCCACATATTATCATGCTCTTCGACTCGTTTGAGACGGATTCCGACTTTGTAGTGGTGATGGAGTATGCACAGGGTGAGCTGTATGACATCCTGGAGGATGAAAAGCAGCTCCCGGCGAAGGAGGTGCAGAAGATTGCAAAGCAACTCATCCAGGCACTGAATTACCTTCACTCTAATCGAATCATTCATCGTGATATGAAGCCGCAGAACATCTTAATTGGGCAGAACGGCGCCGTAAAACTTGCAGATTTCGGCTTTGCGCGCTCCATGAGCTACAACACAATCGTGCTAACGAGCATCAAGGGTACACCGCTCTACATGGCTCCGGAGCTGGTGCAAGAGCGCGCGTACGACAACCGAGTTGACCTGTGGTCGCTAGGCTGCATCTTGTATGAATTGTACTACGGCAAGCCACCTTTCTACACGAACAACCTTTTTGCATTGATCAAGAAGATCGTTTGTGAGCCCGTCAAGTACGATTCCAAGGCCAATGATCCGATTAGCCCCGAGTTTAAGAGCTTTCTTAGCGGCCTCTTGACCAAGTCTGCGTCCTCTCGGCTCAATTGGCCTGAGCTGCTGAACCACCCCTTCGTGCAGCTGACGAAGAGTGACGCGTCGTGGCAGGATGCTATTATGCAGCACGATTCCAGGATGAAGGCCCGAATGGATAGACTAGGGTGTCTTCGACTCCATGGAAACGCTGGTCGTGCGGTCCCAAAGCGCAAGTCGACCCAAAGCGATGGGATTTTCAACCTGAAGACAGTGCAGAAGCTCACGAGCGGTTGCGAGTTCGATGTCTGCGCCACACTCACCCAGCTGGTGCGGATAGCTAGCGCGTCCAATGGGGATGTAACAAGAAGCACTGCTCTTCTTGAAGTGTTCGACTCCGGGGTCCTGGAGGCCGCGTTGACGCTGCTCAACGAGAAACAGTCGGTGAAAGTTGTCGGTTTAGTGCTACAGTTCCTGCAAGAGTTGGTGTTTCCGGAACATGGTGATGTGCTTGCCTTTCCTTCCCAGCGTCCAAAACGCGACGGGGTGGCGGTGTTAGAGGAAAAACACTCACGTCAGCAGGAGGATCTGTTTATTCGACAGCAGGTTGCTCTGAAGCTGATGAAGAAGCCTCACACGGCGCTCGATTTTATTATTAGCGAAATAAGCAGCGACGGCAATTCTCTTGCCGAAACGTGTGTGAAGATCATGTTCCAGTGTTTCCGCTGGGAGAACAGCTTTGGACCGATGGTGACACAGTTGCGGACTTTTCCGGAAATGTGGACGGCCATCCTCAAATCTGTCAACCACGACAGTGTCTCCAGGGGCGAGACGTCGCACGCGTATGCGGCTCTTGTTTTTCACACGGTGTCTATTGTCATTCCACACGTCAAGCTGGCATCCCCGCAGCGGATAAATCGTGAGGAGGTGCTAGAGCTCGTGACACAAGGTCTCTCCGCTGTCTGCTACTACGAGGCTGGCGTGGTAGACGTGCATCGGAATAAAACTCCCCCGCTGGTCtatgcagcggcagcggcacttCTCATCGCCTTTGCTCACCGAGAGCTGAAGGACATCGTCTCGTTTAAGGTGAATGACGCGCTGCTAGACGGGATTTACTCCATCGTCGATGCCGTGACAAACGCAGCGAGTCGACCTGTAACGCCGCGGGCGCTGGGCAGTAGCTATGGGTATCCTGACTACGGCTTGCTAGATGGGGTCGCCCATATGCTGTCGCTCATTTTCTCAGACTCAGACTCGCTTGTCTACGCCAAGCTGCCCGGTAGATCAGAGCACTGCTTTTTGGAGGGTGACACCAAAGGCCTGGCACTGTTGGTCATGACACTTCTGCGTGACAGCGATCCAAGGATGGAATTGTCACCCAACGGTGTCCAGACGCTGTtgcgagcggcgcagcagatatttcagcagcagaaggagcAAGCTCTGTCGATGAGTTTGCTGATGGAGCCGATAGCCCCGTGCTCAGGGGAGTCGGGGAGCCTATGCTGGCTCTCAGTGATCTGCCGCACAATGAAAACCGATTACTTCCGTCAGCTTTTTTACTGGCCGGCAtgtcgcggcggtggcgcgacCGGCGTCAGCGCACACGTGACCATTGTGTCTCAGATTTTGTCTGACTCGCTGCGGCCCGTGAGTTCGTCCTCAAATCCACCGCCTGCGGAGGACAAGGTGCTGGGCGACGTCAGCCGCGTTCTGTACAAGGAGAAAGTTATCGAGCTGCTTGTGCACGCTATGGACTACTCTGAGGGGGTTTTTCTCGGGAGCCCGTTTGCCATCATCGTGAAGCTGTGCGCCAACTCCACAGACTCCATCAAGGCCTTCGTAGACTGTGGCGGTCTGGACGCCATTCGAATTAGGCGTATTCTCGACCCAGACAAAGCAGGCACAGGACTGATGTCGGACGGATTGGTGGTGCTTTCGCAAATGGCACGCATGTCTGCAGAGTTTTACGAGCCCATTCATAGATCCAATCTGTATGATTGCGTGGCtgcgctcctccagcacTCAGAAAAAGACTTACGCGGCAAGACGTGCACGCTTATCGGGAATTTGTGTAAGCACTCCGACTTCTTCTTTGAGGCACTTGAGAAGAACCACATTGTAGAGCGGCTGGTgaagtgctgcagcgacagcgacgcgcaGACACAGAAGCTGGCAGCGTTTGCCATCGGCAATGCTGCGTTTCATAGTGACTACCTGTACAATCTGCTGAGCCCAGCCATTCCCTCGCTGGTGGGTCTTCTGGCGTCTGGGGACGCAAAGACGCGTCAAAATGCAGCCGGGGCACTGAGCAACTTTGTTCGAAACGGAGACCAGCTCGTAAGCTCCTTGGCAGAGTCCAGCGTCGTTGAATCTCTGCTGAAGTTGTTGCGTGACGACGACACTCCGTCATCAAAAAAGGTTGCAGTGCTCACTATCAACTCGTTTTGTGCATACGATGTATTTCGTCGCAAGTTTGTTGCGCTGGAGTTGCGAGAGGATATTCgcaagctgcagcaggaccCTAACGCGCGCGCAGACCCCTCAATTCAAAAGTACGTTGGCAACCTCGTCGATCGACTTGGTTGA